A genomic window from Populus alba chromosome 19, ASM523922v2, whole genome shotgun sequence includes:
- the LOC118051980 gene encoding LOW QUALITY PROTEIN: TMV resistance protein N-like (The sequence of the model RefSeq protein was modified relative to this genomic sequence to represent the inferred CDS: deleted 1 base in 1 codon; substituted 1 base at 1 genomic stop codon), whose amino-acid sequence MQKEKRKQSKDEENDSSSRWRRKVDLSKPVSFVSTASMTEPESSSRPKGAYDVFLSFRGEDNRKNFTNHLYTALVQAGILTFQDHNEIPRGEEISKHLLKAIQESKIYIVVFSKGYASSRWCLNELVEILECKSRKTGQIVLPVFYDIDPSDVRKQTGSFAKAFDSHEERFKEKVKEWRKALEEAGNLSGWNLNDMENGHESKFIQVIVKDVLNKLDPKNLNVATHLVGIDRLVHTISDFLSIATDEVRIVGIHGMPGIGKTTLAKVVFNQLCYGFEGSCFLSNINDTSEQSNGLVLLQEHILHDILKQNAGTINNVDRGMVLIKERLCHKRVLVVFDDVVHLNQLNALMGERSWFGPGSRVIITTKDERLLLKADRTYQVEELKQYESFQLFSWHAFGDSKPTKDYVELLNDIVDYCGGLPLALEVLGSCLSGKNKSRWKCVIDKLRKISNREIQKKLRISFDTLDDYNLKNTFLDIACFFIGRNKDYVANILEGRCGYNPEDDLGILSERSLIKVNASGKISMHDLLRDMGREIIHEESPDHPGKRSRIWQREDAWNVLNKQMGTEVVEGLVLDARTSEDKSLSTGSFTNMRCLKLLQINGVHLTGPFNLLSEELIWICWLECALKSFPSDLLLNNLVVLDMQYSNIKEFWKEKKILNKLRILNLSYSKNLVKTPNLHSSSLEKFMLEGCSSLVEMHQSIGYLKRLVFLNLKGCWRLKILPESICEVKSLESLNISGCLYLEKLPERLCDIESFTELLADGIENEQFLSSIEHLKYVRKLSLCGYNFNLDAPSSPSWPSPISSWMSASVLDWKALLPTSFTGWRLLRKLRLAYYGLSESSLNWVDFGCLSSLEELNLSGNKFFSLPYGISVLPKLGLLRVHNCSNLVSISELPSNLKFLDAIGCTSMERVRLPIQSKEKXKICLCYRCSDLMEIQGMEGLSNHGWILSSDTASDLSNNNKKNVIEASCNVSYGYHIHHYDVKLAMGIYYVKYPNGFIYHRQGCSLSFHVPPVFQGLIFWAFSTRTVFSRIPTINAIIRKKSNGIQLFEATQVVGNYSPLSWIRYVSSREMAMEEHCAHEELELYVNLGSEDINVKQCGIRVIVDLDSFEGIEWSHGVDNRVIHVAPYHLLPHPSYGSIGFTTMEHWKDFLSNFPFRTET is encoded by the exons ATGCAGAAGGAAAAACGTAAGCAatccaaagatgaagaaaacgATTCATCCTCGCGATGGAGAAGAAAAGTAGACCTCAGTAAGCCTGTCAGTTTTGTCTCCACAG CTTCCATGACAGAGCCAGAATCTTCATCTAGACCAAAAGGGGCTTATGATGTATTTCTGAGTTTTAGAGGAGAAGATAATCGCAAGAATTTTACAAATCATCTATATACTGCCTTAGTCCAAGCAGGAATCCTCACTTTTCAAGATCATAATGAAATTCCTAGAGGTGAAGAAATATCCAAACATCTCCTTAaggcaattcaagaatcaaagatatatatagtGGTGTTCTCAAAAGGATATGCTTCTTCTAGATGGTGTCTTAATGAACTTGTAGAGATTCTGGAGTGCAAAAGCAGGAAAACTGGTCAGATTGTTCTTCCTGTATTCTATGACATTGATCCTTCAGATGTGAGAAAACAGACTGGCAGTTTTGCAAAAGCATTTGATAGCCATGAAGAACGTTTTAAAGAGAAGGTGAAGGAATGGAGAAAAGCTCTTGAGGAGGCCGGAAATCTAAGTGGATGGAATCTCAATGATATGGAAAATGG CCACGAATCAAAATTTATCCAAGTGATTGTCAAGGATGTGTTGAATAAATTGGATCCCAAGAACCTAAATGTTGCTACTCACCTAGTAGGTATTGATCGCCTTGTCCATACTATTAGTGACTTCCTAAGTATTGCGACAGATGAGGTTCGCATTGTCGGCATACATGGGATGCCAGGAATAGGAAAGACGACTTTAgcaaaagttgtatttaatcaACTCTGCTATGGATTTGAGGGAAGCTGTTTTCTTTCGAATATCAATGATACATCAGAACAATCTAATGGTCTCGTTCTCTTACAAGAACATAttcttcatgatattttgaaacaaaatgCTGGAACTATCAATAATGTTGATAGAGGAATGGTTCTCATCAAGGAACGACTTTGTCAcaaaagagttcttgttgtttttgatgATGTGGTTCATTTGAACCAACTAAATGCTTTGATGGGAGAGCGAAGCTGGTTTGGTCCCGGGAGTAGAGTAATAATTACAACGAAAGATGAACGCTTGCTTCTTAAAGCGGATCGAACATATCAGGTCGAAGAATTGAAACAGTATGAGTCCTTTCAGCTTTTCAGTTGGCATGCCTTTGGGGATAGCAAGCCAACAAAAGATTATGTTGAGCTTTTGAATGATATAGTTGATTACTGTGGAGGGCTTCCTTTAGCCCTTGAGGTTTTAGGTTCTTGTTTGTCTgggaaaaacaaatctagatgGAAATGTGTAATTGACAAGTTGAGAAAAATCTCAAATCGTGAAATTCAGAAAAAACTTAGAATAAGTTTTGACACACTTGATGACTATAATCTAAAGAATACATTTCTTGATATTGCATGcttttttattggtagaaaTAAAGATTACGTAGCAAATATACTAGAAGGCCGTTGCGGTTACAATCCAGAAGATGATTTGGGAATTCTCAGTGAAAGGTCTTTGATTAAAGTTAATGCTTCTGGAAAGATAAGCATGCATGATCTATTGAGAGACATGGGAAGGGAGATCATTCATGAAGAGTCACCTGACCACCCTGGAAAACGCAGCCGAATTTGGCAACGTGAGGATGCATGGAATGTACTCAACAAGCAGATG ggAACGGAAGTTGTAGAGGGTCTAGTGCTGGATGCGAGAACATCAGAAGATAAATCACTGAGCACGGGATCATTTACAAATATGCGATGCTTGAAGTTACTCCAAATCAATGGAGTACATCTCACTGGACCCTTCAACCTACTTTCTGAAGAGTTGATATGGATTTGTTGGCTTGAATGTGCTCTAAAATCTTTTCCATCCGATTTATTGTTGAACAACCTAGTTGTTCTTGATATGCAGTATAGTAACATCAaagaattttggaaggaaaaaaag ATTCTCAACAAGCTGAGAATTCTTAATCTCAGTTATTCAAAGAATCTTGTTAAAACACCAAACTTGCATAGTTCAAGTTTAGAGAAATTCATGCTTGAAGGTTGCTCGAGTTTGGTTGAGATGCATCAATCTATTGGATATTTGAAGAGACTCGTTTTCTTGAATCTGAAGGGATGTTGGAGGCTAAAGATTCTTCCTGAAAGCATTTGTGAGGTAAAATCTCTTGAAAGTTTGAATATTTCGGGGTGTTTATATCTTGAGAAGTTGCCGGAGCGCTTGTGTGATATTGAATCCTTTACTGAGCTGTTAGCAGATGGAATTGAGAATGAGCAATTTTTATCTTCAATTGAACATTTAAAGTATGTAAGGAAGTTGTCATTGTGCGGATACAATTTCAATCTGGACGCACCATCATCTCCATCCTGGCCTTCACCAATTTCATCATGGATGTCAGCAAGTGTTTTAGATTGGAAAGCTTTGCTGCCAACTTCTTTCACTGGTTGGAGATTATTGAGAAAACTAAGACTTGCTTATTATGGTTTGTCTGAAAGCTCACTTAATTGGGTTGATTTTGGTTGTTTGTCCTCTCTCGAAGAATTGAATCTGTCAGGAAACAAATTCTTCAGTCTGCCTTATGGCATCAGCGTCCTTCCTAAGCTGGGGCTTTTGAGAGTTCATAATTGCAGCAATCTTGTATCAATCTCAGAGCTTccctcaaatttaaaattcttggaTGCAATCGGTTGCACATCAATGGAAAGAGTAAGGCTGCCAATC CAGtctaaagaaaaatgaaaaatttgtcTCTGTTATAGGTGTTCAGATTTAATGGAGATTCAGGGCATGGAAGGTCTAAGTAATCATGGCTGGATTCTTTCCTCTGATACCGCCTCcgatttatcaaataataataagaagaacgTTATTGAG GCATCGTGCAATGTTAGTTATGGATATCATATTCACCACTACGATGTCAAATTGGCTATGGGTATCTATTATGTTAAGTATCCAAATGGGTTCATCTACCATAGACAAGGATGTTCATTATCATTTCATGTACCTCCAGTTTTCCAAGGGTTGATTTTTTGGGCTTTCTCTACAAGGACTGTTTTTAGTCGGATTCCCACAATCAATGCTATCATTAGAAAGAAGAGCAACGGTATTCAATTGTTTGAAGCTACACAGGTAGTCGGAAACTATTCCCCTCTTAGTTGGATAAGATACGTAAGTTCAAGAGAGATGGCAATGGAAGAACATTGTGCACACGAAGAATTGGAATTGTATGTGAATTTGGGGAGCGAAGACATTAATGTGAAACAATGTGGAATCCGAGTGATTGTAGATTTGGATTCATTTGAAGGAATAGAGTGGAGTCATGGCGTTGACAACAGAGTGATACATGTAGCGCCATATCATCTGCTTCCTCATCCTTCTTATGGTTCAATAGGATTTACTACAATGGAGCATTGGAaagattttttatctaatttcccATTTCGAACAGAAACTTAA